The following are from one region of the Actinomycetota bacterium genome:
- a CDS encoding HAD family phosphatase yields the protein MPEPAIEVVLFDLGGVLFDFGGVQPMKSLSGIEHDDEIWRRWLGCRWVRTFERGSCSAEQFAEGVVGDWALPITPDAFLHSFRSWLGGPLAGADVLVREARNKVKVGCLSNTNALHWTDHENRWELLSAFDFRFLSFQMGYVKPDREIFDRTAQLLDRPRDRVLFLDDNAINVEGARAAGFHAMQAVGVDEARRCLMAVDLLPEG from the coding sequence ATGCCTGAGCCCGCGATCGAGGTCGTGCTGTTCGATCTGGGCGGTGTGCTGTTCGATTTCGGTGGCGTCCAACCGATGAAGTCACTGTCCGGAATCGAACACGACGACGAGATTTGGCGCCGTTGGCTGGGCTGCCGCTGGGTCCGCACGTTCGAACGCGGGAGTTGCTCTGCCGAACAGTTTGCCGAGGGCGTCGTTGGGGACTGGGCGCTCCCGATCACTCCTGATGCGTTCTTGCATTCCTTTCGTTCGTGGCTAGGCGGACCACTCGCCGGAGCGGACGTGCTCGTCCGCGAGGCCCGGAACAAGGTGAAGGTCGGATGCCTGAGCAATACGAACGCGCTGCACTGGACCGACCACGAGAACCGCTGGGAACTGCTCAGCGCCTTCGACTTTCGGTTCCTGTCGTTCCAGATGGGTTACGTGAAGCCTGACCGCGAAATCTTCGACCGGACGGCGCAGCTTCTCGATCGTCCACGCGATCGCGTCTTGTTCCTCGACGACAATGCAATCAATGTCGAAGGCGCCCGTGCCGCAGGGTTTCACGCCATGCAGGCCGTCGGAGTGGATGAGGCGCGGCGGTGCCTCATGGCGGTGGACCTTCTTCCTGAGGGATAG
- a CDS encoding cupin domain-containing protein — protein MSDEPYVLQPGEGRAIDLGNFLMSVKATAEDTSGAFTLLEATEPRNFGHPMHIHRDAAEAFYVLEGEYIIFIGDREVRAPAGSFVHIPVGAVHGFRVGSSPSRKLNLYVPQAMVGYFDELAAAIREGDVSDEKLGAIAERYGVEVLGPVPEGYV, from the coding sequence GTGTCTGACGAACCGTACGTGCTTCAGCCAGGCGAGGGGCGTGCTATCGACCTCGGTAACTTCCTGATGTCAGTTAAAGCGACTGCCGAGGACACGAGCGGCGCTTTTACGCTTCTCGAAGCGACGGAGCCACGTAACTTCGGCCACCCGATGCACATCCATCGCGATGCGGCGGAAGCCTTCTACGTGTTGGAAGGCGAGTACATCATCTTCATCGGCGACCGAGAAGTTCGCGCTCCAGCGGGATCGTTCGTGCACATACCGGTCGGTGCGGTGCACGGGTTTCGCGTGGGTTCATCACCGAGCAGGAAGCTCAACTTGTATGTTCCACAAGCCATGGTGGGCTACTTCGACGAGCTCGCGGCGGCCATTCGTGAGGGCGACGTTAGCGACGAGAAGCTCGGAGCGATTGCCGAGCGGTACGGGGTGGAGGTCCTCGGTCCCGTGCCCGAGGGCTACGTCTGA
- a CDS encoding TIGR03085 family protein, whose product MAEPPFDAQERLGLCVLLAELGPFVPTLLEGWTANDLAAHIVLRERDLIAGPCIVLPGAFQRFAERRRARLAESKDFASLVTRIRSGPPLGFFRIGWVRSVPNLNEFFVHHEDLRRANELGPRALAPVLEAALWRNVRRSSRYLTRRLRDAGLDMEWPATGERMTVRPGEPRARLSGPPGELLLYVFGRRTAAQVEVSGSPEAVAAVQRTHLGM is encoded by the coding sequence ATGGCGGAACCCCCGTTCGATGCGCAGGAGCGGCTTGGGTTGTGCGTTCTCCTCGCCGAGCTCGGGCCCTTCGTTCCCACGCTCCTCGAAGGTTGGACTGCGAACGATCTCGCCGCTCACATCGTGTTGCGAGAACGCGACCTCATCGCCGGCCCTTGCATCGTTCTTCCTGGCGCCTTCCAGCGGTTCGCCGAGAGGCGCAGGGCCAGACTCGCGGAGAGCAAGGACTTCGCGTCGCTGGTCACGCGGATCCGCTCTGGTCCTCCCCTCGGGTTCTTCCGCATCGGATGGGTCCGGTCCGTCCCAAACCTGAACGAGTTCTTCGTTCACCACGAGGACTTGCGCAGAGCGAACGAGCTGGGACCCCGTGCCCTGGCGCCCGTGCTGGAGGCCGCCTTGTGGCGAAACGTGCGTCGAAGCAGCCGGTATCTGACTCGGCGTCTACGCGACGCCGGGCTCGACATGGAGTGGCCTGCGACCGGCGAGCGGATGACCGTTCGGCCGGGCGAGCCCAGAGCTCGACTCAGCGGTCCTCCGGGCGAGCTCCTCTTGTATGTCTTCGGGCGCCGGACCGCGGCGCAGGTCGAGGTGAGCGGATCACCGGAGGCTGTCGCGGCCGTGCAGCGCACGCACCTGGGCATGTGA
- a CDS encoding ATP-binding cassette domain-containing protein, with protein MTSTAGVPHRGVRIDVNEVSRRIRVRHRGELTLLEDVSFTLSAGELVAIVGSSGAGKTTLLEAIAGIAPASSGSVSFDGVDLHANLGAFRSVLGYVPQEDIIHADLPLQRTLRYAARLRLPSSATAAEVDDAVRDATDAVGLTGQEDVRVGSLSGGQRKRASIAVELLTDPHVFFLDEPTSGLDPVTSAELIAHLRRLADRSATVVFTTHSLDDLALCDRIVFMTRGGRVGFVGTVDDAFEQFGVSSVPELYRRLADPDGTTFAAATAAAVPAHGAPARDVIRRPLASGLTQWGVLTRRTLETFVRNRLTLAILVGSPALVVGMFAILFRPGAFDFQDPSPSSMVMIGFWVVFAAFFFGLTYGLLQICTERTILRRERLVGLRLGAYVASKVTILVPFLLFVVVAMLAVLRLLDRLPSRSLSTYASIGFGLLLCAVAALGLGLLTSAAVGNVAQATLALPMLCFPAVLFSGAILPVHLMARAGAALSVAIPSRWAFEAIGHDLGARRILAQGGSPLGRPLLASYGDAGTLSTGTYWAVLVAFAVVFLVATWGVLVRSTRRSMR; from the coding sequence ATGACCTCGACCGCCGGCGTCCCCCACCGGGGCGTGCGCATCGACGTCAACGAGGTGTCCCGGCGGATCCGGGTCCGCCACCGGGGCGAGCTGACACTCCTCGAAGACGTGTCCTTCACGCTCTCGGCCGGTGAGCTCGTCGCGATCGTCGGATCCAGCGGCGCCGGCAAGACAACGCTGCTGGAGGCGATCGCCGGCATCGCCCCGGCATCCTCGGGGTCGGTGTCCTTCGACGGCGTCGACCTGCACGCCAACCTGGGGGCATTCCGCAGCGTGCTCGGCTACGTGCCACAGGAAGACATCATCCACGCCGACCTTCCTCTCCAACGCACGCTCCGCTACGCAGCGCGGCTCCGGCTCCCGTCGTCGGCGACCGCGGCCGAGGTCGACGACGCGGTCCGTGACGCGACCGACGCCGTGGGCTTGACCGGGCAAGAAGACGTCCGGGTCGGCTCGCTGAGCGGCGGGCAGCGCAAGCGCGCCAGCATCGCCGTCGAGCTGCTCACCGATCCGCACGTCTTCTTCCTGGACGAACCGACGTCCGGCCTCGACCCGGTCACCAGCGCGGAGCTGATCGCCCACCTGCGCCGGCTTGCCGATCGGTCGGCGACGGTCGTGTTCACCACGCACTCGCTCGACGACCTCGCCTTGTGCGATCGCATCGTGTTCATGACGCGAGGTGGGCGAGTGGGGTTCGTCGGGACCGTCGACGATGCGTTCGAGCAGTTCGGAGTCAGCTCGGTCCCCGAGCTGTACCGTCGCTTGGCCGACCCGGACGGCACCACCTTCGCAGCCGCCACGGCCGCTGCCGTACCTGCGCACGGCGCCCCTGCCCGAGACGTGATCAGGCGACCATTGGCGAGCGGGCTCACGCAGTGGGGTGTCCTCACGCGCCGGACGCTCGAGACGTTCGTGCGCAACCGCTTGACGCTCGCGATCCTGGTGGGGTCACCCGCGCTGGTCGTCGGCATGTTCGCCATCCTCTTCCGGCCCGGCGCGTTCGACTTCCAGGACCCGAGCCCGAGCTCGATGGTGATGATCGGCTTCTGGGTCGTCTTCGCCGCCTTCTTCTTCGGGCTCACCTACGGCTTGCTCCAGATTTGCACCGAGCGAACGATCCTGCGTCGCGAGCGCCTCGTCGGCCTGCGGCTCGGTGCGTACGTCGCGTCGAAGGTGACGATCCTCGTGCCGTTCCTCCTCTTCGTGGTTGTGGCGATGCTGGCTGTGCTTCGCCTGCTGGACCGCCTACCCAGTCGCTCACTGTCGACGTACGCCTCGATCGGGTTCGGACTGCTGCTGTGCGCGGTCGCGGCCCTCGGCCTGGGCCTGCTCACCTCCGCCGCGGTCGGAAACGTCGCGCAGGCGACGCTCGCCCTGCCGATGTTGTGCTTTCCTGCCGTGTTGTTCTCCGGTGCCATCCTCCCGGTGCACCTCATGGCACGAGCCGGCGCGGCCCTGAGCGTGGCGATCCCATCGCGCTGGGCCTTCGAGGCCATCGGTCACGACCTCGGGGCGCGCCGCATCCTCGCTCAGGGCGGCTCGCCACTCGGGCGTCCGCTGCTCGCGTCGTACGGCGACGCGGGCACACTGTCCACCGGCACCTACTGGGCAGTCCTCGTAGCGTTCGCGGTCGTGTTCCTGGTCGCCACCTGGGGTGTGCTCGTGCGCAGCACACGCAGATCGATGCGCTGA
- a CDS encoding TetR/AcrR family transcriptional regulator has protein sequence MPDQRKPRADGERTREAIVREAVSLATLDGLEGLSIGNLAGALDMSKSGIYAHFGSKQDLLLATVEEAGRIFQAEVIEPALAAAPGVAQLVAVCDAFFDHLMRRTFPGGCFFAGAVLEMGTRPGPVKEQIAAFQGGFTALIRQFVVTALEQHELSADEDPDALTFELNGIILAANTNFVLRGDPAALDMARNIVRRRLGISTTTPSPSPSR, from the coding sequence GTGCCCGACCAGCGGAAGCCGCGCGCCGACGGAGAACGCACCCGCGAAGCGATCGTGCGCGAAGCCGTGTCCCTCGCGACCCTCGACGGACTCGAGGGCCTCTCGATCGGCAACCTCGCGGGTGCGCTCGACATGAGCAAGAGCGGCATCTACGCCCACTTCGGCTCGAAACAAGATCTCCTGCTCGCCACTGTGGAGGAAGCGGGACGGATCTTCCAAGCCGAGGTCATCGAACCGGCACTCGCCGCCGCGCCGGGGGTCGCTCAGCTCGTCGCAGTGTGCGACGCCTTCTTCGACCACCTCATGCGGCGCACGTTCCCAGGCGGCTGCTTCTTCGCCGGGGCAGTTCTCGAGATGGGCACCCGCCCGGGACCCGTCAAAGAACAGATCGCCGCGTTTCAAGGCGGGTTCACGGCACTGATCCGCCAGTTCGTCGTCACCGCACTCGAACAACACGAGCTCTCCGCCGACGAGGACCCGGACGCACTCACCTTCGAACTGAACGGCATCATTCTCGCCGCCAACACGAATTTCGTCCTACGCGGAGACCCCGCCGCGCTCGACATGGCCAGAAACATCGTCCGCCGGCGACTCGGAATCTCAACGACAACACCGTCGCCCTCCCCATCTCGGTGA
- a CDS encoding class I SAM-dependent methyltransferase has protein sequence MSERSGTLADDLFSGRHPTSHERLTGLPWDASYHDGPAPWDIGRPQPAIVRLASERGFAGAVLDAGCGTGENALHVASLGLSVLGVDVAETALAIAREKVDDRGIEVEFAAADAFQLERLGRRFETVLDCGLFHTFDRDERRGYVASLASVTEHDGTLYVLCFSDGGPDTGPHPISQEELRAAFTPGDGWNVVAIEPDRIQTRYHDDGAPAWLATIKRI, from the coding sequence TTGTCGGAACGATCAGGAACCCTCGCTGACGATCTGTTCAGTGGCCGGCACCCAACCAGTCACGAACGGCTGACGGGACTGCCCTGGGATGCGTCGTACCACGACGGCCCCGCGCCTTGGGATATTGGCCGGCCGCAGCCGGCAATCGTGCGTTTGGCATCCGAACGTGGATTCGCCGGAGCGGTGCTCGATGCGGGCTGCGGGACCGGCGAGAACGCGCTTCACGTCGCCTCGCTGGGATTGTCGGTTCTGGGCGTTGACGTCGCTGAGACGGCACTGGCAATCGCCCGAGAGAAGGTCGACGACCGCGGGATCGAGGTTGAGTTCGCTGCGGCTGACGCGTTCCAGCTGGAGCGTTTGGGGCGCAGGTTCGAGACGGTGTTGGACTGCGGACTGTTCCACACCTTCGACCGCGACGAGCGACGAGGATACGTGGCGAGTCTGGCGTCGGTGACCGAGCACGATGGAACCCTGTATGTGTTGTGCTTCAGTGACGGTGGCCCCGATACCGGCCCGCACCCCATCAGTCAGGAAGAGCTGAGAGCGGCGTTCACCCCCGGCGATGGATGGAATGTCGTCGCCATCGAACCAGACCGGATTCAGACGAGATACCACGACGACGGCGCACCGGCGTGGCTCGCGACGATCAAACGGATCTGA